GGATCAAGACATTATTGGAACGTTACATGACATGGATGGCAATAGCCGATGATACGAATAGGAAACACTTGGTACACAGAAATGTTATATAATTGAAGAAATATTAGTACAACAACCTCATGTTTGGAGCACCTCCGAGTATGCGCTAGTTCAGAAGATCTTCTCAATCTCAACTTATCCATGTCCAACCGAAAGAATTTGAAGCACGATGTAGGATAGAATAATTGGCAACCCGCCTTTAGTCTACCAGGAGAGGAACTTCAACAACCTCGTACGATGATAAGTGGATAGAAGGGATTCCAGCTAACCAATTCTCTTACGATAGACATCAAGTGGATTAAGATGGCGATGCTCACCTGCACGTTGTCCTCCGTTATGGTGATCTCGCCACTGTACGCGTACTCGATGAGCTGCTTCAGGGACGATGGGTCAATATCGTGCAGCGTGACCACGTCGCAGTTCCGCTCGAGCATGTCATCTGCAAAATTCAATATGCCGTCCATTAATGCAAACGTTTGCCCATCCCTTTCGTACCCGGCACCCGATATGGGACGGATTTGTCTGCGGGTTTGTTAATTGAATTCACGACCCTGCATACAACTCTCAGCGTACCGTGGACGAAACACATCCTGGCGGCCTACTCTACCCCACACTTACCGTTAAACATGGCGTAGAAGTACGGTGAAACCGAAGCTAGTATGACTTTGTGGGCATTGATCGTTTCACCCCCGACTTCTAGCGTGACATCACAAAGCTGTAGGAAGGTAGATTCGAACGAAAAAAGCGAGAACGTAAATGGTTATTCGGAGAACGGACAGTACAAACTGTGCCTCGGTAGTTGGTTTTAGGTTTCAGCGTTGACCTCAAGTTTGTGCAGGGGCGACAAAACCTCAAGTGTCCGGTGTATGCAAATTGAGTGCAACGCTTGCAAGCATGCAAAAGGCGTAAAGCGGATTTGGGCCGCAAATTTGATTGTCATAATTTGACTGTTGAACCTGGATTTCGACACCTTTCCGGCACAGGGAGCAGGGTTGTTTGCCGAAATCGGAGGTACTATTTCGGTCCACTCACCTGTGCATTCTGTCGCATACGGTTGATGGCGGAGAAGGACGCTATGCAGTGGCCAGGGTTTTGGTGGTGGGCCTGCGGCAGTATGTCATCGTTGGACATGTTCGGTGGGCTGAGATCGCTGGGAGTTTGCGTGGAGTTGCATGTTACAGTGGTGACATCCTCGCCGCCATTTGCCGTTTCACCGTTGCCTACCGGAGACCTAATACAGGGGAgagattttccgtttttagTGAACTCCTTACTTGGGTGAAGATTATCGTTGTTAGGTGTTTGGAATTCGTCCAACATTCCCGTAATAACATTTAATCCTTAacatcaaattcaatttcattaaaatgtctgaattttaaatttatctccCTGTTTACTAAGCCGTACCAGGGGGAAGTTTTTAGCACAAACTTGTTACATCATTTAACTCCAACGAATTACCACAGGAATGTCCTCTGCCCAGTATGCACTTTGCTCGCCGTGACCGACGACGGGCAGATACAACCAACGAGTTTCCATTCATTTGCACCTCCATTCAGTTGTTGCCaagtgttttaatttcattccatttgctTTGGCTTAATTGCATTTGTAAAAGCGGGCGCCTGGTTGCTGCGTCTCGGTACGTGCAGCCTCGGcaagtaataaaaatggagggagcaaaaggaagcaaaaagcaCCCGGTCCGCTCCCATTCTTATCAGAATACCATTTCTCACTCGTCTATCTTAATCCGTCTGTCATGAGATTTCCCTTATCTAACCGGAGGTTTCAAGTTTTACGCCATCCATTAGTAGATGCTCCACTTCGGTACCAGCGTTGGAGCACTTCCTTCCGATGGGGTTCGTTTTAATGCCAGGTCCTGGGTGTGGGACGGTGTACAACTACCAGGGAGCAGCCGATGGTAGGAAGTTCTTCCATGTCATGGCAAGTGAAATGCGACAGTTGTAAAATTTATCCCACCCTTGCGGCAGACCATACTCGCAAAGCTTTGTTAGGAACCGTGCCAAACAAATggcgagcaaacaaaaaaagaaaaacccaccccAGACCACTCGAACGAACCATCTGGCTCTTTTTCGAATCGATGGCACGTTTCCTGGGTTTGGAGCATTCAATACCCGTCCGATCGTCGATGGGCTGGAGGAAACTGAAgctcaaattgaaaaaagttgtACAAGCGCAGcctagcaacaaaaaaaaaaacggaagaaccTCACTCGGTCCAAGTTTTACATCATGTTTTCCTTCCGCGGGTGGTTTCggtttttatgtgtgttgttgggtgtgtgtgtgtgtttgggtgtgccCACTCAAACCAAAACATTTGGCCCTGTTCCGGTATGTCGAATCTGTTTGTCATGGTAAAACCGCTTGAGAGCGTTTGCTGGCGCCAGCACTAAATGATGCTGACGGGCTTTTCTTGTGCTGTGCTGCGGGAGCATGAGAGTTCGCTTTGGGGTGGACGGGAAGTAATACAATGAAACAATAGTGGAATATCATGATTCGCGATGCATTTGATAAGGACATCTTCACTTAATAAACTCAACTCAAGTGGGAGAATTCCATGTCCGACTGTACTTTGAGAGGTTAAATTTGGGTAACTCGAGATTCTCGTCTAAGTTTCGTTTAGTCTAAAAAGTGTTTAGTATACCAGAGTTTATGACAATTGTAATTGATTGTTGCAACCAAAACTTCCATTTCATTGCCACCGTCTTCTTTACTACGTAACAGGAAATATGATAAGTGACTCGCTACTGAATTTCGTAAATCTTTCTTTGTGTCGATCATGATAAGGGAAATATAAATCATTATAAACCTGCTTGTTGACTTGGCTAATCTTCTTTTTAAGTAGCTCTACAGCTGTTGTCATTCTTTAGTTATCCAAAGAGCTGAATGGTTGGTTTGCTCTACCGtcgtttaataaattttaaagtcGGATGCGATAGCATAGCCCCGGTGGTAAACTCCTGTGTTAGGCTTACCAAGCTTGTAAAAATTGCAGTAACCAACATCAAATCGACGGATAACCTCAGAAGCGCTTTGCTATTCCTTGCTGAGGGGTTCAGAACGATGACCATCTGTCTCCTTTTCGATCCGATTTGAGGGTGAAAACTTTGGAGGCCATCTTCTATTAGTTACTCCTGTGCCTGACATAAGCTGACGGCATAGACATAATTGATTTACGGCACTCTAATGTATCATATGGTCACTGAggcagaaaacctcgggttgaAGTTTAACGAGccaaaaatcaaaatgatGGTGACATTTTCGGCAGTCCTGTTACTGTCATAAGGCCATTGTATGAAGTGGTGTTGTGCAGATAGGTACAGATGGCACACTAAAGTCGTTTAAAAGCAAATTTATcttgaataataaaacaaactctttCTGAAATACCCAGTGACATTCCTACATCATTACCTCTCAGTAATGATTTCAGTTCAAATATGGCGAAAACATCTCAGTCACGACGAATTCACGGTTTTCTAACAAAGTAGCCTTGTCAGACTCAGGTGGGATGATGCAGTTCTTAAAATGATGCTTGAGATAGATGTATTGTTTGAGTAGAATACAGAaatgtagcatttttttttagttattttataGCTTCTTTCATTAAATATGAAATAGGAGTAAAGTTCCTGGCCTAATTTAGTCTAGATTTTGCCTTGATTTTGGCGTCAGGTTAAACAATCCAAAGATCTCGTGCACCAATAATCCGACTTCGTAGAATTTAAAAGCCTTGACAGTTAGTATATGACAAACATGATCCAATCATTAGACCAAAAAGAATACTTTAAAGCccaatttattgatttaaattgaaCTGAAACCGATGCCCTCAATAGGAAATAGATACAGCTGCAATCCATTTGAATTGAAAAGGAAGAACAAACGAATACTAATTACGGAGCAGCGCTTTGACAAACTTTGCCTTAATTTGCGGCTCGTTAGGAATAAAATATAGTACAACTTCTAACAACGCTCCATCCTATTAGTTTAACGAGGAACGCCCTCCACAGTTTTAGTTCTGTGATCAAGAACTTTAAACCGACGTCAAGTCAAGAGACCGTTCAGTTATAAAATCAGGCACCCAACGATCACGGGACCACATTTTAGTCCCATCCGTTGGAAGTCCTACAATCACGGATAACGATGGAGCTAAAAAAGTTGAACCCCCGTTGGGATGCGTACGACCGACGAGATTCGTTCTGGTTGCAGTTGGTGTGTTTGAAGTATTTGGGTCTTTGGCCACCGGAGGATTCGGATCAGGCCACTCGGAAGCGGTACATTGCGTACGGTTGGGCCCTGCGGATCGTGTTTCTACACCTGTACGCACTAACGCAAGCATTGTACTTCAAGGACGTGAAGGATATCAATGTGAGAGTGGTGAAGCTGTGCTTCGCAGCGTTTCAGAGTTCACTTGCGTTCTTTCTCTTGCAGGACATTGCTAATGCGCTGTTTGTGCTGATGACACAGGTTACACTGATCTACAAGCTGGAGAAGTTTAATTACAACATATCCCGCATTCAGGCATGCTTGCGCAAACTTAACTGCACACTGTACCATCCGAAGCAGCAAGAAGAATACGGGTAATGAGGTGAAAAGATGGATCTGGAAAAAGTTGGAACTAACTGCAAGCTATTCCTCAAACTAGGCCTGTACTACGGTCGATGAGTGGTGTATTTTGGCTGATGATCTTTCTCATGTTCGTTGCCATCTTTACCATCATCATGTGGGTGGTTTCACCCGCGTTCGACAAAGATCGTCGACTACCCGTTCCGGCCTGGTTCCCGGTGGACTATCATCGTTCGGACACCGTGTACGGAGTGTTGTTCCTCTATCAAACGATCGGGATTGTCATGAGTGCGACGTACAACTTCTCCACCGACACCATGTTTTCCGGCTTGATGTTGCACGTAAATGGACAAATAGTGCGTCTTGGCAGTATGGTGAAGAAGGTAAAAGGGTCTACGCAATGTTTAACTTTAAAGGTTTAATTTTCCTAAAATCATATTGCAATACTTTAGATAGGACATGAAGTACCTCCAGAACGTCTGTTTCTCATAGACACGGCAACAACTGATGACGAATGGAAAGAGATGAGAAGGCGAATCAATTATCACTCGAAAGTGTATGGGAAGACGTACGCCGAAGTGACTGAGTGTGTACTATTCCACAAGGATATCCTGTGGTAAGGACTCTCTCGCAGTGTGCTTTTCGGGATGGAATGAGTTACAAACAGTTCTGTTCATGTTCACCAAAGCTTCAGCGATGAAGTGCAGGACATTTTCCAGGGATCCATTTTTGCACAAGTGTGCGCCTCGGTAATTATCATTTGCATGACACTGCTGCAAGCCACCGGGGACGAGGTCACGATGGCCGATCTGCTTGGGTGTGCGTTCTATCTGCTGGTGATGACTTCTCAGGTGTTTATATTTTGCTATGTTGGAAACGAAATCTCCTACACGGTACGTAACACGAATGCGGGCAGATCGATTGATCGGTTGAGGATCGATTTTAAAATGCGTTCATTTGCAGACGGATAAGTTTACGGAGTTTGTGGGATTTTCCAACTACTTTCGGTTCGATAAGCTCACCAGTCAGGCTATCATTTTCTTCATGCAAATGTGAGGTGTTTCTAGCAGAACTTAATTACCAAggataattaatttcttttttttcaggaCATTAAAAGATGTTCACATTAAGGTGGGTAGTGTGCTGCAGGTAACATTGAATTTACACACCTTTTTACAGGTACGGCATTAAATTTATGAaggcatgttttgttttttaattgttaatttacgtttaataaattttattcctaTTTCCAGATTATGAAGCTCTCATACTCTTATCTCGCTGTATTACAAAGCATGGAATCAGAGTAACAATAAAAGGTTAAACTTTCAGAATACTCGTAGAGTGTTATGAACAGTTTgtagaataaatattatttagaaaacaaaccatatcATTTACTAGTTTTGCATATGTTTGAAAGTTATGTCtagaaattaaacaatttgtgATGCATGAAGTACTTTTTTCGACCTCATTTAAGACAGAATAGAATATTAGTTTTATTAGTTACCATAAAACTTCTTTTGCAAACACATAACAAAATAGTCGATTATAGCATTTGATCCGATGGAAAAAACTGGAAGAAGCCGCTACTATGCCTTATTTTAGACAATAAAATAGAACTAGTAAAGTTCTTGAGGAAGAATTTCATGAGGGATGGGCTATAGCTGATCCCAACATTTACGAATTTCACGCCTCGGAGACTTAAACAATTTAGAATCAAATTCCACACGTTGTTCACATAAGCACACCAATTATTGCTTCAAAATCCTATGAATATTTCCTTTATGATAACTTCAATCTCAATAATAGAAAAATGTTCCAATTCCAAATACATCAAGTATACGACCACTTCCAGGGGTTATTAAAAGCACGCGTTTTTATAGTAAGAAATATCAAaaggaattatttatttattaccacCCGTGTATTTCCACCACACAGTTTACCCATTTCACAAATGGAGGTGGATTGAACGGAATTTTCTATCCACTTTCTCAGAATTCCTTAGGAATCTAAGTCTCTAAAGGCCatttcagcatcatcatcaacatcagaAGAGAAAgtcgaaaaaaggaaatgagatTTCGCACATAAATCTCATTTTAAAGGCAATTTTCAAATTGCTTCCCTTTGCCATCACATATCATGAGATCTGCACGAAATGGCTGATAAAAATGTGGAAATTTTATTCACCGAGTTGTCTACTAAACTTAACAACCATCTGCAATTGAAGGACGTGCTTCGTGTAATATAATTCTGTTAAAAATCGACATAAAAATGGCCCTCTGATTCGTCGTATGATGCAGATCAACGATACCATCCCTTTGAAGTTGGTGCAGCGTGCTTCAAGTGGTCCCAGTAGTGCCTGCGAGCTATCGCGCGCACTTCACATCGTCTAGACGTCATACTTGTCCATGAgaacagcaaaaccaaaaccaaaaaaaaaaaaacagagggaCAAACTTACGTGTTCGATTTGACGGGCAGGAACATTTTCTTGTTGCACGCTACCAGCTTAGAAAGATGCTTGATGAGAAAGATTTTCACCTTCAAGGTGCATATTCGGCGCGGAGCCGCAACTGCCGTCGAGGTGGAAGGTGTCGGCGAGGTGGCCCTAGCGGAAGGTTGCTGTGCGGTCGAACAAGACACTTCCGGTTGCAGTTGGGCAGCGTTTGAGCAGCTTCCGTGGTCGTCACCGGTTGTTTGTAGCGGTTGCTGATTTCGAGAATCGCCTGCTGCAATGCCCTGCTGGCTGGTGTCGTTGACGACGGTGGTGGTTATGATCTGTTGCGTAGCGGTGGCAGCAGTACTGATCGAAGCAAGCGATGCTAGCTGTGCGATGGCAAGCTTAGGCTGCTGCTGGCAGGCTGTGGACCGCCCGGTCGGGACGACTGGAAGGCGCTCGGGGTGTTCTAACTCTACGCTCGCTGTATCCGGCACGTCCGTCGAGGCAGGTCGCGAGCATCGGACTAACTTGGTGCAGCTGTGCAGGGAAGCTGTGGGTGAACCCGCCGCGGAAGCCGCTGAGGCGCAGGATCGATCCACTTTTACTGGCGTTACGCACAGGCGCGCGTTCGGTACGAAACTTCCACCGTCGCGAACGGGCCGTTGGCGACGCGCCGGATAGCTGGACACGAGGCGCTACGAGATCTGGCCTCTATCCCAACTATCCTACCCGTGGACACGGTCTTTCGACACTTCACTTCACGCGCCACTGACGTCAACCCGGCTGGGTTGGAtgggaaaacacaaaacttgcCGTATCCACCCGTATTCAACTACTTATGTTCGCATGCATTAGATGAGGAGTTGTatggggtggaaaaaacacacacacgcacacaaacacaaccgttGAGCACTAACCGTGATGACCGATTCTATttcggaaagaaaagaaataaacaaaacagataataaaaatgaatcgCTACGGAGCCGTTTGGAGAGCGGGTTGATGTGTAGCAGCTAGGACAAGTGCAGGAACAAGACAACAGGGAGATCGTGCGGATGGAATTGGTGGGAGGTGATGGAATTGTAGAATGATAAACTGGATGATTGCACGAGACGTAACATGTGTTCGATACGCTCATCCACAGCGAAACTACCGACCAGCAAACGCCGTCGTATGAGACCGGCGATAAAGATGATAAATTATGCAGACTCATTTGGGACCATCGGTGAACACAATCGTGACCGTGTATGAAAGTTTTGTATGGGAAAAGGATCGTGAAATCTACCGTCTATGTTGTACCTTTTATCCTCTACCACTGGGCAACCCGATGGTAAaccggttttttgttggttggtaATATTTGATATCATTAAACAGATAAAGTATGATTACGAGAAGAAAGTGTTACTAGCACCAATGAATCGATTTGGGAATCCTGTGGATTGCCTCCAAAACGCGAGTTGATGGCAATGGACATACCAGAAGTGTTATTGGACATTTTATTGAACATATTTGCACAATAAAGAAGATTGCGGGTTGAAGGTGTTTTGGTAGTGGCGTCGGTCTTCGTACGACAAGTCCGGTCCAAtatcccattcggaccaacCTAGTCTATGTCTAGGCTACGTAAATAAGTCTAGTAGGCCAGAAATATCAGGCATGACCTGTCGTTAAGCCTAGAAGGTCGTTAAGCCTAGAAGAAAATTATGGATGTAGgaattgtatttaatttttagtaTAAAATTTGTATGTTAAGGTATGCCCTAAGTTTGACTACTCCCCTAGAAATTAGAACATAATTCAAGTTATCACAATTCCTTGAATAGTTGAAGATCTATATAGGAACAGGAGAGTTATAGTATTAAATTAGTTTGTTACAAGGAATTCCTTAAGTTTGACTATTTCTCTTGCAAATGGAGTATAATTGAAGTCCCTTGCAACTaggaataaattaaagttaTCACAATTCCTTAAATAGTTGAAGATATCTATCTGAACTGAAGAGTTCTAGATTTGTAAGACTATAACAGCTTTGATGTGTGATCGATAGAACAACGTAAAAAGAGTTCTGAAAGACTCggttttaaacaatttcctATACATTTTTTCCTGACCTCAATGCGTTCTTAGCATCTTAAAACGTCACTTTGAGGCTTCGTAGAAATACGCACTTTCGACCCGGCAAAAACTTACGACACGGAATGCGTGAGCTTCTTTGCACGGCCAAACGTAATCGGCGACCTAGCGAAGGTTCCACCAATACACCGACCGCCATCACCCCGGAACAGCCGGATcttttcgcaaacaaaacaacgcccACAAATGGGATTACGTCTATTCAGCACACATTCGGGTTGCACTTTCCGGGTTCCATTCATTCTGCAATGGGCCGGCTGACACAATGGCCTACATACGGCAGCTGAGAACTGACCGTATCACGTACGAGCGCTGGACGTCTTGCATTGATTCATGGTTCGCCCATCCGCCCCGAATGGACGAGCGTAGGACCGGTGTTTTGGGGAGTGGCGTGTGAACTTCCTCTACAATAGTGTCCACTGAATGCTTCGCTGCACATTGCTTGATTGCACTCGCGCACTCTGTAGTACTGAGCGGCACTCCACCGGATGTTTGGGGGGAGAAAGTTGCAATGTGACAGTCGGTAGCTTTTATTCATTGATGAGGGTACCCGTCATTAACGTGGAAGTTTGAAATATGGAACTTGTTGCCACACCTAGGAATGGCTGTTGCTTTAGCTGAGAACTTAGATAGGGGCACATCGTTAAATAACTAGATATATTTCGTACATATTTTTCTGCAAATATTCttataaatgttttacaatttttacataaaatttgtTCTAAAGAAGCTGAAGATATCTTACACCAAGAGTACACCACGACACACTAGTTCCTAGTCGTCCTGTGTCGCATCAACCTCTGCCCCAGTGCTTGATTCATGCTTCGACCCATCTCCGTCGTTCTCCACGTTGAGGGACGGATTGACCATTAAATCATCCATACATTCGACGTAAACACATCGATCACAGCAGCACGCAAAATGTCCTCCTTGTTCAAGATGTGTGCTTTCCTTGAGAAACAGAAACACCGCCCGGGGAACTATCGTCTCCTTGATGTGGTACCCGTACTGGAAATCGCACTCCAGTATCGCTTCGTTAAAGTCCGCATCGTAGTCGCCATTGTACAACGTTTCGGGATTGAAAAAATCAAAGAACGAATTCCCCGGCGTCAACGTCAGATTGTGTTCCGGCTTCCAGTCGATGGTGCAGCCTTTGCAGTGGTAGATTTCGAACCCGTTAAACCTGGCCGGTGCATCCGGATTGGGTGCGCAGCGCAGGAAGTACTGCTTGGTGAGCACCTCGTTCGTGAAGTAATCGTTACTGCCGAAGTGAAACTGTAGCTCAAACCCGGCCTCCGGTTCATTCACGAGCAGGACGCGTATATCCTGCAGCTGTTTCAGCACCGGTTCATCCGCCGGCTGAATCAAGTGGTCGAGCAAGCTGGATTTCAGCACGGTCAACCAAAACTCCGGTATCCCTTTCGGTTGATCGGCCGCATCGTTCGGGGCGGGATTCGCTTCCAGCAGTTCGGGCACATCCTCCCCATTGACGATCCGTGCAATCTTTCGTTGACATTCGGTAAACTCCGACTGATATTCGACTTCCATCGCGTGTGCCTTGTAGTGGAACTTTACCTCCAGGTCAACAACATCCAGCTGGATCTTGCGCAACGCGTACAGCTTGGCCTGAATGTTCGGCGGAGTTGGGTTCGCCGTGGCCGATTGCTCCAATTCAATTTCCTTGATGCGCTTCTCGATGACAGATATTTGATGCAATAGGGAGGCTTCAGTTCTCCCCGCCGAAGGTTCGTTCGCGGGCGATGGAACCGACGGGGAACTTGCCGCTGCTTCGTGCGTTACGTGATCGGCCATTTTAGTTTTGGCTGTGTGCTTTAATCACAGAGATACTCAGCTACGGGTTTTATGACCAACTGTACTCGTCTGGTTTGTCTTACTAACTGTCTTCACGCGGCGAATTCGCAATCACAGCCTACCGTGTTGTAATAATGCTACTGTGTATTCAGACAGAAATGTTTGGTATCGCACGGTTTTAAAATAACTGTTGGGAAATCATTgaagaattaatttattttgaacgCCTAAACCTTCGTTTTAAGAATGAAAGACGTAAAATCAAATTGTTCACACTTTCATCAAAATGCAAAGTCTGATCAGCACACGATTTTGCATAACTTGAGGGCCACATATTgattttcagttgttttctaGTTGGAATTCTCTGTTACCTGCTTGTAAATTCCCAAAAGCTCCATTCTTGGAACTGTAATCTGAACATGAAACGACCAGAAACCATAATTACGGCATTGCGTTCTGTTGTTATTGCTTGATGAAAGATTACTTCGAATCCACAACCTAGACGGTTGGTCGGACGGACGGTCATTAATGTGATTGTAAGTATTGACATAATTATTTGATTATATTATATTACCGGGAAAGTTGTTTGGGTTGTAAGAGTGCGATAAGCACACTTTTCTTTTACAGttcttggaaaaaaaaacacctcacaAACTCGTTGCTATTTCCAACAATCTACCCAGATTGTTTCATTGCTCGAGACTCCCAGAACGCCCCACATTACCACGGAATGATCCGCTCCATCAAACGGAATTAGGAAGATTATAAATTGACGGTTATGCTTCTTCGCTACGCAACATGTCGCTTTTAAGTCATGCACGAAACCGACCTCCATAACGCCAGGTCGCTGTTGCAAGGCGACGGACCTTGAATATGAATGAACCCAcagcaaccgaaccgaaaccaaCCGCTTGAAGCAACGTCCCATTTTGCGTGTTACGAATGTTGAAAACTCCGCTGGAATTCGGATCCCGAAGGTTCCCGCAGGATAACGTGCGTGTGCAATCCTTCTTCGAACGCCGCGAATCAACAATAAACGCGTAAAAGTATATAAGCCTCTCGAAGAAGGAGGGTGGGTTTTATTCCCGCCCGGTCattttggggtggaaaactAGGTCAATGTTGCCGAAACGTTGCTCCACACGGTGTCCCGCGTGTGCAAACGTGGTATAATTTTACGacccttcccaaaaaaaaaaaacatatgataGCTCTTCACGCGCCAGGTCCTGGGTGGTTTGGAGGGTCGAAcgggggaaaaataaaaacaaaagaaaatcgaaCCCTGGATGCCATTTCACTGTCTTGTCGGTGTTACAGAATGAAAACCttacaggaaaaaaacacgattgTCTGTGAATGGAAAATTCTGACCCAGCAACGACGAAGATAATGGTGAATGCATGATGATCCTGATAGCAAAACCTTTTGTCTGCAGACCGGTCACATGTTTCGCAAAAAGGTTAATGCCGTCGACGCGTGGTGTATCACTGGCAGGATCTGTTCGGTTGCTGATGCTATTTCCGTTCCCGGCCAGACCCAGCTATCGTACCAGAACGGGTGGTTTAAACGCATAAGGTTGCGCGGTACGGGTCGATTTCCCTGCTCAACCATTTCCACGGTAGGGAAGCAATTTTCACCttgtttttcactttcactttccgGCCCATTCTGGGCGGGCATTGGCGTCATCGGATCCGTTCTGTTCGTACCGTTGGCACAGAAGCGTGTGGCAGCGTGTGGCGTAATTTTTCCCCAGTTATGTAATACACCGGCTGCAAAACTCGGTAAGACTTGCGACTGGTGCTGGACGTGTTACGCCTTATCGATTCCTCTTGCTTGGCTGTGTGGAAGGTGGGTGCGCTGTGCTTTCCCTTTGAGGCGCAAGCCCGAAAGGGGACAGTATTTACATCGTTCATAGAGTAATGAGTACACCCGGCCTCCGGTGTGGTTTTGGGTCCGGTCCGGTAGCAATGTTCCACGCGGTTTTTTTGCTACACAACATTACGGGATCAGGCAggaacagtgtgtgtgtggggggttCTAGGATTTGGTTAGCAACAAACCGCCACACCGGCTTTCGGGCCGACCGTTGCAAGGTTGAACAGGGCGCAAGTTTTTCCGGAGAAAAACCACAGGTAAAAGGAGAATTTTATTTATGGGGGCTAGTTTTCTGAGGGTGCCTTGTTTTATCACACCAGGGGAGGGCGAAGGGGTCAATTTCGTATCGATTTCGGCCCGTTGTGAGTGGCATCCAGGAAGGCATGTGTCGAAACATAGTTCAGGAAGTGCCACATGGTTGCTAACATTTGCCCTCGTGTCGTAAAATTCGGAGGATTTACTGTGTCCCGGCCACGTATAAAGTAACAAGGATTTAAAGCACAGTTGGAACACGCTTGACGAAGGTTTCAATTACATTACGTCGAATCTGTGCTGCTGTTTATTATTCATTGATTATTTTCCAAGCGGTTGGCTCAGCGTTTTGAATATTGCGAAGATATGTATGATATATACAGTGTGTAAC
This Anopheles marshallii chromosome 3, idAnoMarsDA_429_01, whole genome shotgun sequence DNA region includes the following protein-coding sequences:
- the LOC128715861 gene encoding odorant receptor Or1, coding for MELKKLNPRWDAYDRRDSFWLQLVCLKYLGLWPPEDSDQATRKRYIAYGWALRIVFLHLYALTQALYFKDVKDINDIANALFVLMTQVTLIYKLEKFNYNISRIQACLRKLNCTLYHPKQQEEYGPVLRSMSGVFWLMIFLMFVAIFTIIMWVVSPAFDKDRRLPVPAWFPVDYHRSDTVYGVLFLYQTIGIVMSATYNFSTDTMFSGLMLHVNGQIVRLGSMVKKIGHEVPPERLFLIDTATTDDEWKEMRRRINYHSKVYGKTYAEVTECVLFHKDILCFSDEVQDIFQGSIFAQVCASVIIICMTLLQATGDEVTMADLLGCAFYLLVMTSQVFIFCYVGNEISYTTDKFTEFVGFSNYFRFDKLTSQAIIFFMQMTLKDVHIKVGSVLQVTLNLHTFLQIMKLSYSYLAVLQSMESE
- the LOC128715480 gene encoding nucleosome assembly protein 1-like 1-B produces the protein MADHVTHEAAASSPSVPSPANEPSAGRTEASLLHQISVIEKRIKEIELEQSATANPTPPNIQAKLYALRKIQLDVVDLEVKFHYKAHAMEVEYQSEFTECQRKIARIVNGEDVPELLEANPAPNDAADQPKGIPEFWLTVLKSSLLDHLIQPADEPVLKQLQDIRVLLVNEPEAGFELQFHFGSNDYFTNEVLTKQYFLRCAPNPDAPARFNGFEIYHCKGCTIDWKPEHNLTLTPGNSFFDFFNPETLYNGDYDADFNEAILECDFQYGYHIKETIVPRAVFLFLKESTHLEQGGHFACCCDRCVYVECMDDLMVNPSLNVENDGDGSKHESSTGAEVDATQDD